A single genomic interval of Aedes aegypti strain LVP_AGWG chromosome 1, AaegL5.0 Primary Assembly, whole genome shotgun sequence harbors:
- the LOC5567608 gene encoding uncharacterized protein LOC5567608: MLFVIRSYLVGRFRSFHNSDNCFVIMMFCNRLIGVWDYPESDTDRFHLVKRILINFSFIYTVLEVMSLVPVVKASGVSENISSLFLVSSRVFCLAIWCSLAVYRKDLKRIFMYLLKVQQEAADDSRRKSIRYVNWFTFSFLVLNLTPLTVWIINGQAGSPISVFGHPWIEGLNIVAYPVAVFLITVMLCYAVILVLSIMSALTLEFYLLGLDFQQIFEAKPQDGNTINWTTIEQAFNRYIDRHQTLLNKADLFRELLKINFLIQLLVNFFLIVLNSFMYILMQRNESSGFAFSVFAVLTLTMNMMLNGFLCDQLEEQVSSINHRLYSSGWTDKLMHTKAFNQRYKNLRQMVLIVMQRTQKPIGFTCGSLFEMSLITCRKVLWFIYTVLAVLMSLLE; the protein is encoded by the exons ATGCTGTTCGTCATCAGATCCTATCTTGTCGGAAGATTTCGCAGTTTTCACAACAGTGACAACTGCTTCGTCATAATGATGTTCTGCAACCGTCTGATTGGAGTGTGGGACTATCCGGAAAGCGACACCGATCGATTCCATTTGGTCAAACGGATTCTGATCAACTTCTCTTTCATCTACACTGTGCTTGAGGTGATGTCCTTGGTTCCGGTGGTCAAAGCCTCCGGGGTCAGCGAAAACATCAGTTCCTTGTTTCTGGTTAGCTCCCGTGTGTTTTGCCTTGCCATATGGTGCTCGTTGGCAGTTTACCGTAAAGATTTGAAGAGAATCTTCATGTATTTGTTGAAAGTTCAACAGGAAGCCGCCGACGATTCTCGTCGTAAGTCAATCCGATACGTCAACTGGTTCACATTCTCATTCCTGGTACTGAACCTTACCCCGTTGACGGTGTGGATCATAAATGGTCAGGCTGGTTCACCTATTTCAGTCTTCGGACATCCCTGGATAGAGGGACTCAATATAGTAGCCTACCCCGTTGCCGTATTCTTGATAACGGTAATGTTATGCTACGCAGTCATCCTGGTCCTTTCGATCATGTCGGCCCTTACGCTAGAATTTTACCTGCTTGGCTTAGATTTCCAGCAAATTTTCGAAGCCAAACCCCAGGACGGTAACACCATCAACTGGACAACCATCGAACAAGCCTTCAACCGTTACATAGATCGTCATCAAACACTTCTGAATAAGGCAGACTTATTCCGAGAACTACTCAAAATTAACTTTTTGATACAACTACTCGTCAACTTCTTTCTCATTGTACTAAACTCCTTCATGTACATTCTGATGCAGCGAAACGAAAGCTCCGGATTTGCGTTCTCCGTCTTCGCCGTGCTAACCCTCACGATGAACATGATGCTGAACGGTTTCCTGTGTGATCAATTGGAAGAGCAG GTGTCATCCATCAACCATCGGCTGTATAGCTCTGGTTGGACAGACAAACTGATGCACACGAAAGCGTTCAACCAGCGTTACAAGAATCTACGCCAGATGGTGCTCATAGTGATGCAGCGTACCCAGAAACCAATTGGATTTACCTGCGGTAGCCTGTTCGAGATGTCCTTGATAACCTGCCGAAAGGTGCTGTGGTTCATTTATACGGTGTTGGCCGTGCTGATGAGTTTGCTGGAGTGA